In the genome of Mogibacterium neglectum, the window AATTTATGGAATTCTATACTCTAAAAAATGATGTCGATAAGGTTTTTCATTTCAATTCTGCATTCCACAATATAATCTACAAAGGGACGAAGAACAGAATGCTTTTTCTTACTCTATCGACCTATCAAACATACCTTAAGCATTCGGCACCTGCGAAAACATTCTCTGATGAATATCTAAAGACAATACTACAGGAGCACAAGAATATTTTTGAAGCCTTCGAAACAAAAAATGCAGCTGCTGGTAAAACTGCTATGGGCTACCATATGAAGCAAAGCAAGCTTCGTAGAATGTCTCATTTATTCTAAATAACATTTCAATGCGATATTTTATAATACTATCGCATTGAAATTGAATTAAACTATTTATTTAACTTGTGCTCTATCCAACCCAATATATCTTTTATAACCTGTTTCTTACATGCATCATGGAGTATATCATGATAACAATCCTTATATAACTTGTACGAAACCTCATTATGGCCTTTTGCGCTAAGCATATTAGCTATTCTCATTACCGAATTTCCGCAGTTTCCTCTCTGGTCTTCCGCACCTGCAAGTATATAGATAGGAATATCTGGCAACCTAACTATGCCATCCTTTCCCTTCAGTTGTTCAATTACATATATCATCTCTCTGTAGGCAGATGCTGCGAGCATAAAACCACAGCCTTCATCGTCTACGTATTTTCTTACCTCTTCTTCATCACTGCTTAACCAGAAGAATTCGTTATAAGGTGGTGCACCTGATGGTTTTCCCGTCTGATACATAGTATTATGAACACTCTCAGATACAGAGTTAAATCCCTTTTTCTTTATATGATTATTAGCATTCAACTTGATTAAACTTAGAGCTGCTGGGATCTCAAGATTTTCCATAGAAATAATCATTGATATGTTTCCATACTTAATCGTATATAGTTCACAAAGCATGGCTCCAAATCCAGCACCAATTAAAATACGCGGAATGTCATCACCAACTTCAGAAACGACTTCGTCGAAAAGTGAATCTATGTCACCGAGTAATCCCTCATATGAATTTTTCTTCAATCCAAAGCATCCTTGATGGCCCTGCTTGCTCATACCATGTCCTATTAGGTCATTTCCACATACGTAAAATCCAGAATCGTTAAGCGCTATAGCTAGTTCCTGATAACGCAAACTATGTTCGCTTATGTCGTGAACTATCTGAACTATTGCACGCGGATTTGCGCATGTGTATTTAAACGAAACAACCTGTCCTTCACCATTTGCTGCACGTCTATATATATATCTCTATATTCTGCCATGTGTCTACCTCACAACATTATAAGTGTACTAAATTATTCCGATGCCAGTAAATATGTGAATTTAATGTAGATCATCAGAATTAACACCGATTTATTAAAGTATAACATAAGAGATAGGTGCAAATAAAACACCTATCTCTATGCATAAATTTATATGAACTTTTGTAGCACTAGCTTAATGAACATCAAACTTTAGACTATCATCTGAAATAGTAATTTCAATAGTTTGACCATCGTTTACTTCGTTTGAAATAATCATCTCTGCAATTTGATTTTCGATGTTCTTCTGCACATACCTCTTAACTGGTCTTGCACCAAATTCTTCATCATAAGATTCTTTAGCGATAAAATGCCTTGCGTCTTCTGTAAGTTCAAGACCTATGCCTCGTTCTTCAAGTCTTTTTACGAGTGATTCAATAATTAAATCGACAATCTTTTCTATTTGTTCAACTGTAAGCGATTTAAATACTACTATATCGTCTATTCTATTGAGAAACTCTGGTCTAAAGAATGTCTTAAGCTGAGATTCGGGTAGATTAGAAGTCATGATAATGATCGTGTTCTTAAAATCCACTGTCCTTCCCTGATTGTCTGTAAGTCTTCCATCGTCTAGCAATTGAAGAAGTATATTAAATACATCTGGATGAGCTTTCTCGATTTCGTCAAACAGTATGACACTGTATGGCTTTCTTCTTACAGCTTCAGTTAGCTGTCCACCTTCATCATATCCTACATATCCTGGAGGAGATCCTACTAATCTTGAGACCGTGTGCTTCTCCATATATTCTGACATGTCAATTCTTATTAAATTCTTTTCAGTGTCAAAAAGTGTCTCTGTAAGCGC includes:
- a CDS encoding serine aminopeptidase domain-containing protein; the protein is MRYQELAIALNDSGFYVCGNDLIGHGMSKQGHQGCFGLKKNSYEGLLGDIDSLFDEVVSEVGDDIPRILIGAGFGAMLCELYTIKYGNISMIISMENLEIPAALSLIKLNANNHIKKKGFNSVSESVHNTMYQTGKPSGAPPYNEFFWLSSDEEEVRKYVDDEGCGFMLAASAYREMIYVIEQLKGKDGIVRLPDIPIYILAGAEDQRGNCGNSVMRIANMLSAKGHNEVSYKLYKDCYHDILHDACKKQVIKDILGWIEHKLNK